TAAAGGGCATCCACGCATCTATTGCACAGCAGGCAGAAGTGGCCATGAGCACTGCGGATGTCATTGTGTTTGTCGTAGACACCAAAGTGGGAATCACCGAAACTGACTCCGTAATGGCATCAAAACTGCTGCGCTCGGAAGTGCCAGTAATCTTGGTGGCCAACAAGTTTGACTCTGACAGCCAGTGGGCTGATATGGCAGAGTTTTACAGCCTTGGTCTTGGTGATCCATACCCTGTGTCTGCCCAGCATGGTCGTGGTGGCGCAGACGTTTTGGATAAGATTCTTGAACTCTTCCCAGAGGAGCCACGCTCCAAGTCCATCGTTGAAGGACCACGTCGTGTTGCCCTGGTAGGTAAGCCAAACGTGGGTAAGTCTTCACTGCTGAATAAATTTGCTGGTGAAACCCGCTCTGTCGTGGATAACGTTGCAGGTACTACCGTTGACCCGGTTGACTCATTGATTCAGCTGGATCAAAACCTGTGGAAGTTCGTGGACACCGCTGGTCTTCGTAAGAAGGTTAAGACTGCCTCTGGTCACGAGTACTACGCTTCGCTGCGTACCCACGGTGCCATCGATGCAGCTGAACTGTGTGTGTTGCTTATCGATTCCTCCGAACCCATCACCGAGCAAGATCAGCGTGTGCTTGCCATGATCACCGATGCTGGTAAAGCACTGGTTATTGCGTTCAACAAATGGGATCTGATGGATGAAGATCGCCGCATTGATTTGGACCGTGAACTCGATCTCCAGTTGGCACACGTGCCATGGGCAAAGCGCATTAACATCTCCGCGAAAACCGGACGAGCACTGCAGCGCCTTGAACCAGCAATGCTAGAAGCACTAGACAACTGGGATCGTCGCATCTCCACTGGACAGCTAAACACTTGGTTGCGTGAAGCAATTGCGGCGAATCCACCACCAATGCGTGGCGGACGTTTGCCTCGTGTGCTGTTTGCTACCCAGGCATCTACTCAGCCACCAGTGATCGTGCTGTTCACCACCGGATTCCTCGAAGCAGGTTACCGTCGCTACCTGGAGCGTAAGTTCCGTGAGCGTTTCGGTTTCGAAGGCACCCCAGTTCGTATCGCTGTGCGCGTTCGTGAGCGCCGCGGTAAGGGTGGAAACAAGAAGTAACCAAAATAAGTAGGAGCCTCTGTTGTTGTAACAGAGGCTCCTACTTTTGGGTGAACTATGTGAGCTTTGTATAACCCGGCTTGGGTCTAATTAGTGCTGAAATAGCTGTATGCCCCGGTGTGGATTTTGATGTTCGTGCACTTGGCGACATGAGACCAAACCAGGAGACCCAGAAATTACGGTTTCGACGTTTGTGGGTCTCCTGGTTTGGTGTATCGCGCTGAATACCAAACACAGAGACCCAGCATTTAAGTTTTTGAAGATTCTGGGTCTCCTGGTTTGGTCGCTCTCATATTTTGGTGCGACACCTGAAAAGTCATACCTCCCCAGAAGGGCTTCTAACGGGTTTTCGGAGCTTCCTGCACACCTTAGCTCATCTGAAAAACTCGAGGCGTTAAACAAGCGATAAAGGCCTCCCGCGGTTTCAGTATTTAAGCAGCGCCGAAATTATCTCCCATGCCAAAACTCTGCACTGCTCAGAGCGTTGATATGATCTTCCTCTAGTGGGATTGGCCCAAGTCGGGAGTAACCAAAAAGTAGGAGCCTCTGATGTTGCAACAGAGGCTCTTAATTTTTAGTGAACTATTTGAGCTTTGTATAAAGATCTGTTTGAAGCGTTGCAGGATCTAGCTCTGGTGATGGTTCAGTGACGTAGACTTCCCAAAACGGCGTATCAAGCACATGACCAGATGCACTCACCGCATCTAAAAATTTGGGCCACGCTTGGCCTAGTCCATCGTAGGAACCATGGTGACTGATGCGTGCGATTTTTCCACCAGGAAGCTCAGAGTTTTTCAGCACAATCCCATTGTTGGCTGAAACATCTCCATCAAGTGGTTGGTTAACTGGAATACCAACCTCAAAGCTCACGGTGTCTGTAGGAACTGAGGTATAGAGGGCAAAGCCCGGGCCAATGGGAGTGATGCCTTTAGCATTCAAAGTGGGGAAGAGCACTTGATAAGTCTCGTCGAACGCTACAGACATGATGTCCATGGGATGGTTTTCAAAGACAGCAACGACGGTGGGGATTGCGTCAGCCTCGATGATTTCAGGTTCAGCTGCTGGCGGATTCATCAGATACACGATTTAAAGCTCCCTAAAAATTGTGGGGATCTATGTCCTGCCCGCCAGGGTACCGGATCGTGAAAGCAAAAATGCATCACAGCGATAGGGAAGTTCTACGGCGACCTCTGCTTGGAAGCCTAAATGTTCGTAAAGATACCAACGCAAATTATCATCAACACGGTTTTTAATTTTTTCCGACGCGTTTAACCAATAGGATCTGGTGTGCGCTAGTTGAATGATGTCTTCTGGAGTAAGTACCTGGTTCCAGGTTGTGCGAATCTCTTTAGCAATAGACCACGGTGCTGTAATTTCTGGGGTAAACCCAGGTTTGAGTACGTCTCCTGCATGCATGATGCGGCTTAATCGGTGTACCCACGCAATTGAGGTATCCAGGTTGTTCCACACAAGTAATACTGCGCCATCAGGTGCAAGTATTCGTTCAAATTCTGCCGAGGCAGCTTTAACATCCACCCAGTGCCAGGTCTGTGCGCAGGTGATTAGGTCGACTGCACTATCTAACATGCCGGTTTGTTCTGCTGTAGCCTGCCAGCAGGGAACCGCCGGAAGGGCAGTGCGAAAGACACGGAGCATATCCATGCTCGGATCAAGGGCGAAGATTTGATCGGCAGCTAGCTCACTGGTGAGTTTTCCAGTACCTGCACCCACATCAAGGACACGGCCGTAGCCTTTAGTTAGTTCCACAACTTCAGCTGGGTAGCCTGGTCGCACGTCGTGATAGGTGGAGCTGCCTTGAGTAAAGGCACTGGCACTTGTTACTCGGTGTTTGATATCGCTAAACAGTGGGGCGTTTCTCTTTGATACCGGTGGAATGGGGGGATGGGCTGGCTCGTTCATATCGGATTTTAATCTTAGTATCCGTCGACACATTTCAGTAGCGATATATCGCTTTAATGCGCAATGGGCTACAGTATCTCTTTGTGCAAGAAACGATCCACATTGATTTAGACAGGTATAAAAACCTTCCCGGCCCCGGCGCGCGTCCCTCCAAAATGCCAGCGTTGGACGCGAAATTATGGACTTTAAAAGTGGCGCTGTCGCAGCGTCCGTGGAGCTTTGTGGCTTCTGCTGGCATGGCTGCATCATTTATCTGCAATGGTTTAACGCCTGTGCTTGTCGGTAAAGCAGTGGACGAGGCAATTGCGACTAGTGATATCCAGCGGTTGTGGTTCTGGGTTGCTATGTTGGCAATTCTTTTCTTAACTGCGATGGCAGTGAACTGGATTGCTCGGTATATGTTGGTGCGTAGCCAGCAGTTAGTTAGTCATGATCTGCGCATGATGGTGACTGATCGCATCCAGGATCCGCGTGGTTTTGCTGGCAAAGAGCGCACTGCGGGTGGTTTGTTGTCTATTGCGTCATCCGATACGCAGCGTGTGGGGGATATCGTGATGATGACTGTGTTCCCGGTGGCGGAATTGGCGTCGATTATTTATGGCGCGGTGGTGATGTACAGCATTAATCCGTGGTTGAGTCTTGCGGTGTTGATTGGTGGACCGTTGCTGGTTGTGGTGGCAATTCAGGTCTCTCGACCTTTGCAGAAGCGTTCGGGGGCGCGTCAGCAGGCGGTGGCGCAGGCTGCTGCTACAGCCACTGATGTGGTGCAGGGCTTGAGGATCTTGAAAGGTCTGGGGGCCATTGTTACTGTGCGCCGTCGGTATGAGGCGATTTCTGGTGAGGCATATCGGAAGACGGTTTATGCGGATGCTGCGGAAGCTCGGTTGAATGGTGTCACTGATGCGGCAGGCGCTATTTTTGTCTCTGCGTTGGGCATTGGTGCGGGCTTTTTGGCGCTGCATGGGCAGATGAGCATTGGTGATTTGATCACGGTTGTGGGTTTGACGCAGTTCCTCATCATGCCGATGACCATGTTGGGACGAAATGTGGCATCTAGGTGGGCGTCGGCAGAAGCATCGGCAAAGCGCATTAGGGGAGTACTGGGTGCTGATTTTGAAAGATTGTCGGAGCAGGATGAAGAGGTATCGAATGCTGTGATTGCTCAGTTGCCTACAGGTTTGACTGTGGTTCGTGGGTTAAATGAGCAGGTGATCGAAGAGTTGGAAAAGTTGCCGCGAACTCGGGTGATCGTGGCACCCCATGCAGCGGATCTTTTTGATCAAAGTGTTCGGGACAATGTGTATCCCGTGCCGGAGATCGCGGAGCAGGCAATCAAGGTTGCGTCTTGTGATGATATTCCAGGTGGCAGCTCCAAAATTGTGGGTGAAGGCGGGCGGTTGCTATCAGGTGGTCAGCGCCAGCGTGTGGCTCTTGCGCGTGCTATTGCTTTTGATCCGGAGGTTTTAGTGCTGCAGGATCCCACGACGGCGGTGGATTCTGTGACTGAGCAAAATATTGCGCAGCAGGTGGCAGCGCACAGAGCAGGCAAGGTGACCATCGTGTTTAGTGGGGCGCCAGCGTGGGGTGCTGTCGCTGATCACAATGTTGAGGCAGATCAGTTGTTGGAGGTGCGTCGATGAGTGGGGAGGCGTCGAAAAGCATGCGTTTTCCGTTGGCCAGTCTGCCGCAGGTGCGGCGTGAAGTCGCCCGGCAGGTTGGGCGCATTCCGCGGGCGAAGTGGTGGTTTTTAGTTGCGCTGGTGCTTTTAAGTGCGGGAGCTTATGCCTCGGTGTTGGTGCCGCAGGTGCTGGGGCGGATTGTTGATCTGGTCTCTGAGCGGGCTGAGGTTCGCGATTTTGTGGAACTTAGCGTTGTGCTGATCGTGGTGGCCATTGCCGGTGCGGTGTTAAGCGCATGCGGTTTTTATGTGGTGTCGCGGATTTCAGAGAAAATCATCGCGAATTTAAGGGAAGACATGGTCGGCACTGCCCTTGGGCTGCCCACCCACCAGGTTGAAGATGCAGGTTCCGGCGATTTAGTCAGTAGATCCACCGATGATGTGTCAGAGCTTTCTGCTGCGGTGACTGAGACGGTGCCCATTTTAAGTACTTCGCTGTTTACCATTGCAGCAACAATCATTGCGCTGTTTTCTTTGGATTGGCAGTTTGTGCTTGTTCCGATTGTGGTGGCACCGGTGTATTATTTCGCCTCCAAGCATTACCTGGGCAAGGCGCCGGAGCGTTATGCCGCTGAACGCGCTGCAATGGCTGAGCGGGCACGAAAGGTGTTGGAAGCGATCCGGGGCCGGGCAACAGTGCGTGCGTATTCCATGGAAGAGTCCATGCATAATCAGATCGATCAGGCATCTTGGTCGGTGGTGGTTAAAGGTATTCGCGCCCGCACCACCATGCTCATTTTGAACATGTGGATGTTTGTTGCGGAGTTTCTCATGCTGGCAGCTGCACTGGTCATTGGTTATAAATTGGTGCTTGATGATGTGCTGACCATCGGCGCTGTCACGGGTGCGGTGTTGATGATTATTCGTCTTCGCGGACCGATGAGTATGTTTATGCGCGTGCTCGATACCATCCAATCTGGTTATGCGTCCCTTGCGCGCATCGTTGGTGTGGTGGCAGATCCGCCGATCCCAGTTCCTGATAGCGGCGCGAAAGCACCTCAGGGCAAAGTGGAATTGAAAAACGTGAGTTTTAGTTATGGCGATTCCTGGGCTGTGCGTGATATCGATATCACTATTAATTCTGGTGAAACCGTCGCGCTTGTGGGCGCATCCGGCGCAGGTAAGACGACGGTTGCGGCCTTGCTCGCAGGCTTGCGGGTGCCTGATCAGGGCCAAGTGCTTGTCGACGATTTCCCCGTCTCTGAACTCTCCGACCGCGAGCGCATCGCCAGGTTGGCCATGGTCAGCCAGGAAGTTCATGTATTTTCCGGCACGCTGCGCCAAGATCTCACCCTAGCCAAACCTGATGCTACCGATGAAGAATTGGTGCATGCTCTAAAACAAGTAAATGCCCTTGACTGGTTGGAAAGCCTGCCAGAAGGTCTCGATACCGTGGTGGGGGCACGTGGTATTCAACTAGAACCTGTGGTTGCTCAGCAGCTGGCGTTGGCCAGGGTGTTGTTGCTTGATCCAGCCATTGTGATTATGGATGAGGCCACAGCAGAAGCTGGTTCTGCGGGTGCAAGCGCACTGGAAGATGCCGCAGATGCTGTCACGCAAAACCGTTCTGCATTAGTGGTTGCTCACCGACTTGATCAAGCGTCCCGGGCTGATCAGATTTTGGTGATGGATAGGGGCCACGTTGTTGAGGCCGGCACTCACCAGGAGCTTCTTGTAAAAGATGGGATATATGCCAGGTTGTGGAGTGCATGGAGTGTGGGTCGCTAGTTGACTGTTCAATGCATTGAACATTAGTATTCAGTGGCATGGATACTTCGACGGTGTTGTTTGCATTTGGACTAACCCTTTTCGCCGGATTGGCCACCGGAATCGGTGGCCTTATCGCGGTCTCACGAAAAACAGTCACCGAAGGTTTCCTCGCAGGATCACTGGGCTTCTCCGTGGGCGTGATGCTGTACGTATCCTTTGTGGAAATTCTGCCCGGCGCGTTTGATGAATTAACCAGTGTTTGGGGAGAACGCGGGGGAAGCTGGGCAGCTGTCCTGGGATTTTTCGGTGGCATCGCAGTAATCGCCATCATCGACCGGTTGGTTCCCACCGCCATCAACCCCCACGAGCCATCCACAGTGGGAGGTGCCGTCGAGGGATTTGAACGCCGCAACCGCATGATGAAAATGGGAGTTTTGACTGCAATTGCGATTGCCATTCACAACTTCCCTGAAGGTTTCGCAACTTTTCTATCCGGCCTGACAGATCCCACCATCGCCATTCCGGTAGCTGTAGCGATTGCTATTCACAATATTCCAGAAGGTATCGCAGTGGCGGTGCCGTTGCGTGAAGCAACAGGGTCGCGTCGAAAAGCATTTGGCTGGGCAACCCTCTCCGGTCTTGCTGAGCCCGCCGGCGCCATCATCGGATTCTTGCTGCTCATGCCTTTCATGGGTCCCGAAACCCTTGGCCTGTGCTTTGCTGCTGTCGCCGGCGTCATGGTGTTTATCAGCGTCGATGAACTACTGCCCACAGCAATCTCCAGCGGAAAACACCACACCGCCATCTACGGCCTCATTGCCGGCATGGCAGTCATGGCGATCAGCCTGCTGCTGTTTATCTAACGCTCAGCAGCGACCAGCATCCGGTCAATATTGGTCAACACCTCATCCACATACGCCGGATTAACGCCACGCTCCCGGCGCGCCTTTAAAAGCTCCGCCTGGGCCGC
Above is a genomic segment from Corynebacterium suranareeae containing:
- the der gene encoding ribosome biogenesis GTPase Der, which codes for MTEKHNFPGEEDDTVFVYHTHKGEMDVEGAFADEEELAPHGGWASADFDPAEFGYEDSEETFDPDNFDESEFSHPDFGEDYSDEDWEEIETAFGFNPNHLEESLCTVAIVGRPNVGKSTLVNRFIGRREAVVEDFPGVTRDRISYISDWGGQRFWVQDTGGWDPNVKGIHASIAQQAEVAMSTADVIVFVVDTKVGITETDSVMASKLLRSEVPVILVANKFDSDSQWADMAEFYSLGLGDPYPVSAQHGRGGADVLDKILELFPEEPRSKSIVEGPRRVALVGKPNVGKSSLLNKFAGETRSVVDNVAGTTVDPVDSLIQLDQNLWKFVDTAGLRKKVKTASGHEYYASLRTHGAIDAAELCVLLIDSSEPITEQDQRVLAMITDAGKALVIAFNKWDLMDEDRRIDLDRELDLQLAHVPWAKRINISAKTGRALQRLEPAMLEALDNWDRRISTGQLNTWLREAIAANPPPMRGGRLPRVLFATQASTQPPVIVLFTTGFLEAGYRRYLERKFRERFGFEGTPVRIAVRVRERRGKGGNKK
- a CDS encoding GyrI-like domain-containing protein, translated to MNPPAAEPEIIEADAIPTVVAVFENHPMDIMSVAFDETYQVLFPTLNAKGITPIGPGFALYTSVPTDTVSFEVGIPVNQPLDGDVSANNGIVLKNSELPGGKIARISHHGSYDGLGQAWPKFLDAVSASGHVLDTPFWEVYVTEPSPELDPATLQTDLYTKLK
- a CDS encoding class I SAM-dependent methyltransferase, whose amino-acid sequence is MNEPAHPPIPPVSKRNAPLFSDIKHRVTSASAFTQGSSTYHDVRPGYPAEVVELTKGYGRVLDVGAGTGKLTSELAADQIFALDPSMDMLRVFRTALPAVPCWQATAEQTGMLDSAVDLITCAQTWHWVDVKAASAEFERILAPDGAVLLVWNNLDTSIAWVHRLSRIMHAGDVLKPGFTPEITAPWSIAKEIRTTWNQVLTPEDIIQLAHTRSYWLNASEKIKNRVDDNLRWYLYEHLGFQAEVAVELPYRCDAFLLSRSGTLAGRT
- a CDS encoding ABC transporter transmembrane domain-containing protein, which translates into the protein MPALDAKLWTLKVALSQRPWSFVASAGMAASFICNGLTPVLVGKAVDEAIATSDIQRLWFWVAMLAILFLTAMAVNWIARYMLVRSQQLVSHDLRMMVTDRIQDPRGFAGKERTAGGLLSIASSDTQRVGDIVMMTVFPVAELASIIYGAVVMYSINPWLSLAVLIGGPLLVVVAIQVSRPLQKRSGARQQAVAQAAATATDVVQGLRILKGLGAIVTVRRRYEAISGEAYRKTVYADAAEARLNGVTDAAGAIFVSALGIGAGFLALHGQMSIGDLITVVGLTQFLIMPMTMLGRNVASRWASAEASAKRIRGVLGADFERLSEQDEEVSNAVIAQLPTGLTVVRGLNEQVIEELEKLPRTRVIVAPHAADLFDQSVRDNVYPVPEIAEQAIKVASCDDIPGGSSKIVGEGGRLLSGGQRQRVALARAIAFDPEVLVLQDPTTAVDSVTEQNIAQQVAAHRAGKVTIVFSGAPAWGAVADHNVEADQLLEVRR
- a CDS encoding ABC transporter ATP-binding protein is translated as MRFPLASLPQVRREVARQVGRIPRAKWWFLVALVLLSAGAYASVLVPQVLGRIVDLVSERAEVRDFVELSVVLIVVAIAGAVLSACGFYVVSRISEKIIANLREDMVGTALGLPTHQVEDAGSGDLVSRSTDDVSELSAAVTETVPILSTSLFTIAATIIALFSLDWQFVLVPIVVAPVYYFASKHYLGKAPERYAAERAAMAERARKVLEAIRGRATVRAYSMEESMHNQIDQASWSVVVKGIRARTTMLILNMWMFVAEFLMLAAALVIGYKLVLDDVLTIGAVTGAVLMIIRLRGPMSMFMRVLDTIQSGYASLARIVGVVADPPIPVPDSGAKAPQGKVELKNVSFSYGDSWAVRDIDITINSGETVALVGASGAGKTTVAALLAGLRVPDQGQVLVDDFPVSELSDRERIARLAMVSQEVHVFSGTLRQDLTLAKPDATDEELVHALKQVNALDWLESLPEGLDTVVGARGIQLEPVVAQQLALARVLLLDPAIVIMDEATAEAGSAGASALEDAADAVTQNRSALVVAHRLDQASRADQILVMDRGHVVEAGTHQELLVKDGIYARLWSAWSVGR
- the zupT gene encoding zinc transporter ZupT; amino-acid sequence: MDTSTVLFAFGLTLFAGLATGIGGLIAVSRKTVTEGFLAGSLGFSVGVMLYVSFVEILPGAFDELTSVWGERGGSWAAVLGFFGGIAVIAIIDRLVPTAINPHEPSTVGGAVEGFERRNRMMKMGVLTAIAIAIHNFPEGFATFLSGLTDPTIAIPVAVAIAIHNIPEGIAVAVPLREATGSRRKAFGWATLSGLAEPAGAIIGFLLLMPFMGPETLGLCFAAVAGVMVFISVDELLPTAISSGKHHTAIYGLIAGMAVMAISLLLFI